From Vicingus serpentipes, the proteins below share one genomic window:
- a CDS encoding glycoside hydrolase family 25 protein: protein MNNLKTYLYTLLTTFIIIGSVALYYYIDKKDIPYINSKYTFGIDVSHYQGHIEWSKVKNSKHNIKFVFIRSSMGVDGKDKKYNYNWINAEKNGFTKGAYHYFRPNEDAQKQFENFKNIVKLKKGNLAPVLDVEEIGRLSKKELQKNVLLWLKAAENHYKIKPILYTGRKFYTDYLKDLNQSHNFPIWIASYSNKDSLKDVKWDFHQFTDKVRIDGIKTKVDGNDFNGRLESLLDFSL, encoded by the coding sequence ATGAATAATCTAAAAACATACCTGTATACACTATTAACCACATTTATTATTATTGGTAGTGTTGCTTTATATTACTACATTGATAAAAAAGATATACCATATATAAACTCTAAATATACTTTTGGCATTGATGTTTCACATTATCAAGGACACATAGAATGGAGTAAGGTGAAAAATTCGAAACACAATATAAAGTTTGTATTTATTCGATCTTCAATGGGAGTTGACGGAAAAGATAAAAAATATAACTACAACTGGATAAATGCAGAGAAAAATGGTTTTACTAAAGGTGCCTATCATTATTTTAGACCAAATGAAGATGCACAAAAACAATTTGAAAATTTTAAAAACATTGTTAAACTAAAAAAAGGAAACCTTGCTCCTGTTTTAGATGTAGAAGAAATTGGGAGATTATCAAAAAAAGAGCTCCAAAAAAACGTTTTATTATGGCTAAAAGCAGCTGAAAATCATTATAAAATAAAACCTATTTTGTATACAGGTAGAAAGTTTTATACTGATTATTTAAAAGACTTAAATCAAAGCCATAACTTCCCTATTTGGATAGCTTCTTATTCTAATAAAGATAGCCTAAAAGATGTAAAATGGGATTTTCATCAGTTCACTGATAAAGTTAGAATTGATGGTATTAAAACTAAGGTTGATGGAAATGATTTTAATGGTAGACTAGAAAGTTTATTAGATTTTTCTTTATAG